From a region of the Zingiber officinale cultivar Zhangliang chromosome 10B, Zo_v1.1, whole genome shotgun sequence genome:
- the LOC122029494 gene encoding DELLA protein RHT-1-like — MKRQHEDAGREGDCPVAMGLETGKGKMVPMMTTGDGECGVDELLAALGYKVRASDMADVAHKLEQLDVAMSSDDASHFPQFASDTVHYDPSDLSTWLDSMLCEVNSPLPTLLPSPTATAHCSNGHSLSISSNSTVTKDSTAAPPSASGVYDFEPVPSPAAASVGRVVYETDPQSEKILSPRDSKRIRTCSSSSSSGGPTKEVASFLKQATAALPVVVVDTQETGIRLVHALLACGEAVQQENLNAADALVKQISVLAAFQRGPMRKVAGYFAEALARRIYRHNPLPQADRVALDFLHSHFYESAPYLKFAHFTANQAILEAFAGCHRVHVVDFGLKQGMQWPALLQALALRPGGPPSFRLTGIGPPQTDNSDELQEVGWKLTMLSENIGIDFHFRGFLASSLADIEPQMLLEPEGKKGERDGGDEAVAVNSVMELHQLLARPGAVEKVLGTARALRPRIMTVVEEEANHNGRTFLERFTESLHYYSSMFDSLDNGANGEAEEEIEEQRRHREMADAYLGRQICNVVASEGMDRTERHETLGRWRERMAQAGFEPVHLGSNAFKQANMLLALYASGDGFRVEEAEGCLTLGWHTRPLIATSAWRIGAAAAIR; from the coding sequence ATGAAACGACAGCATGAAGACGCCGGAAGGGAAGGTGATTGTCCGGTGGCGATGGGGCTGGAGACAGGGAAAGGGAAGATGGTCCCGATGATGACGACGGGCGACGGAGAGTGCGGCGTGGACGAGTTGCTTGCGGCGCTCGGCTATAAGGTGCGGGCGTCGGACATGGCGGATGTCGCCCATAAGCTGGAGCAGCTGGACGTCGCCATGTCCAGCGACGACGCCTCTCATTTCCCGCAGTTCGCTTCAGATACCGTTCACTATGATCCTTCTGATCTCTCCACCTGGCTCGACAGCATGCTCTGCGAGGTCAACTCGCCGCTTCCCACTCTCCTCCCTTCGCCAACCGCCACAGCTCACTGTAGTAACGGTCACAGCTTGAGTATCTCCTCCAACTCTACCGTCACGAAGGACTCTACTGCTGCTCCCCCGAGCGCATCTGGCGTATACGACTTTGAGCCCGTCCCCTCACCGGCTGCCGCCTCCGTTGGGCGGGTTGTTTATGAAACGGATCCTCAATCTGAGAAGATCTTGTCTCCCAGAGATTCGAAGCGGATAAGGACTTGCTCGTCTTCGTCTTCTTCTGGTGGACCGACGAAAGAGGTGGCCTCGTTTCTGAAACAAGCAACAGCGGCGCTTCCAGTGGTGGTGGTGGACACACAAGAGACAGGGATCCGTTTGGTGCATGCCCTGCTTGCCTGCGGGGAGGCGGTGCAGCAGGAGAACTTGAATGCGGCGGACGCCCTGGTAAAGCAGATCTCGGTGCTCGCTGCCTTCCAACGTGGCCCGATGAGGAAGGTGGCCGGCTACTTTGCGGAGGCCCTCGCGCGCCGGATCTACCGACATAATCCCCTTCCCCAAGCGGATCGCGTCGCCCTCGACTTCCTCCACTCGCACTTCTACGAGAGCGCGCCTTACCTCAAGTTCGCCCACTTCACAGCCAATCAGGCCATCCTCGAGGCTTTCGCCGGCTGCCACCGTGTGCACGTCGTCGACTTCGGGCTGAAGCAGGGGATGCAGTGGCCGGCTCTGCTCCAGGCGCTCGCCCTTCGGCCAGGCGGACCGCCGTCTTTCCGCCTCACCGGAATTGGGCCGCCGCAGACGGACAACTCCGACGAGCTACAGGAGGTGGGCTGGAAGCTGACTATGCTCTCGGAGAATATCGGCATCGATTTCCACTTCCGCGGCTTTTTAGCCTCGAGCCTCGCGGATATCGAGCCCCAGATGCTGCTCGAGCCGGAGGGCAAGAAAGGCGAACGCGATGGAGGGGACGAGGCGGTGGCCGTGAACTCAGTGATGGAGCTTCATCAGCTTCTGGCACGGCCGGGGGCGGTGGAGAAAGTATTAGGGACGGCGAGGGCTCTGCGACCGCGCATCATGACGGTGGTGGAGGAGGAGGCGAACCACAACGGGAGAACGTTCCTGGAGCGCTTCACAGAGTCGTTGCACTACTACTCGAGCATGTTCGACTCACTTGATAACGGCGCCAATGGCGAGGCGGAGGAGGAGATAGAGGAGCAGCGGCGGCACCGGGAGATGGCGGATGCCTACTTGGGGCGGCAGATCTGCAACGTGGTGGCGAGCGAGGGAATGGATCGGACGGAGCGACACGAGACGCTCGGGCGATGGCGAGAGCGAATGGCGCAGGCCGGGTTCGAGCCCGTGCACTTGGGATCGAACGCCTTCAAGCAAGCAAATATGCTTCTCGCGCTCTACGCCAGCGGCGATGGATTCCGGGTGGAGGAGGCGGAGGGCTGCCTCACCCTCGGCTGGCACACCCGCCCACTAATCGCAACCTCCGCCTGGCGCATCGGTGCGGCCGCCGCCATCCGTTGA